The DNA region ATGAAAACAACTCGATTCGCCACCTCACGAGCAAAGCCCATTTCATGGGTGACCACAATCATCGTGATGCCTTCCTCGGCAATCGATCGAATGACGGACAGTACCTCGCCCACCAGCTCCGGGTCAAGCGCGGAGGTAGGCTCATCAAACAGTATCACCTCAGGATTGAGTGCCAGCGCCCGTGCAATGCCTACCCGCTGCTGTTGTCCACCTGACAGCATGCTGGGATACTCATTAATTTTGGCGGACAGACCCACTTGTTCAAGCACACGCAAGGCTCGTTCACGAGCATCTGCTTTGGACATTTTTTGGGCGATGATTAACCCTTCCGTAACGTTATCCAGCACCGTTTTATGCTTGAACAGATTATAATGCTGGAACACCATAGCTGTTTTCCGTCTCAACTGCATAATGTCATGTTTACGCGCATGCTTGCAGTCTATGGTTAACCCGCTGATCTGAACCTTGCCCTCATCGGCACGTTCGAGAAAATTCACGCAGCGCAGCAATGTTGTTTTACCCGACCCGCTCGGTCCAAGAATGGCAACAACATCCCCCTGCTCCACAGTCAAATCAATCCCTTTCAGCACTTCCTGCTGACCAAACGACTTGTGTATATTCGTCAGTGATATCATGACACCCCTCCTTTGCTGTACACGGCAACTCTGCGTTCCAGCAAAGCTGTAATCCGTTCGGCGATCACCGTCAGACCCCAATAGATCAATGCGGCAGCAATGAAAGCCTCCAGAAATTTCAGGCTGACCGAAGCAACCACAT from Paenibacillus sp. JNUCC-31 includes:
- a CDS encoding amino acid ABC transporter ATP-binding protein, producing MISLTNIHKSFGQQEVLKGIDLTVEQGDVVAILGPSGSGKTTLLRCVNFLERADEGKVQISGLTIDCKHARKHDIMQLRRKTAMVFQHYNLFKHKTVLDNVTEGLIIAQKMSKADARERALRVLEQVGLSAKINEYPSMLSGGQQQRVGIARALALNPEVILFDEPTSALDPELVGEVLSVIRSIAEEGITMIVVTHEMGFAREVANRVVFMDGGSIVEEGTPEEVFLRPRQERTRQFLSRYSSDWSYVI